From a single Apium graveolens cultivar Ventura chromosome 2, ASM990537v1, whole genome shotgun sequence genomic region:
- the LOC141699556 gene encoding uncharacterized protein LOC141699556, producing MKIFSVVKESKVTFLCVQETKRSSWNHSLVSKLGLGYDVEWVKLEPEGRTCDGGKVVNPRDIKKNLYEHFKNRLGFDNEKHVFILGNLELSRLSGYEKQLMVKEFYVEEVEFALQNTESTKAPSPNGINAGVLKKMWPTIKQDVMVFFEQFYPDGYIPKGLNASFIALIPIMVGAIKPSDFWLISLMNTSMKLLTKVFVNRLKPCIRKLVLDKQSPFIQGRQISGGILMANEVVALLKFKRRK from the exons ATGAAAATCTTTTCAGTGGTCAAAGAATCCAAAGTTACTTTTCTCTGTGTTCAAGAAACAAAGCGCTCTTCTTGGAATCATAGTTTAGTTTCAAAGCTAGGTTTAGGCTATGATGTTGAATGGGTGAAATTGGAACCTGAGGGTAGAACATGTG ATGGTGGGAAGGTTGTCAACCCGAGAGACATAAAGAAGAATCTATACGAGCATTTCAAAAATAGGTTAGGGTTTGATAATGAGAAGCATGTGTTTATACTAGGAAACTTGGAGTTGAGTAGGTTATCTGGCTATGAGAAACAACTGATGGTTAAGGAATTTTATGTTGAGGAAGTAGAATTTGCTCTACAGAATACGGAATCAACCAAAGCTCCTAGCCCAAATGGCATTAATGCGGGGGTATTGAAAAAAATGTGGCCCACGATCAAACAAGATGTTATGGTATTCTTTGAGCAGTTCTATCCAGATGGTTATATCCCTAAAGGGTTGAATGCTTCATTCATCGCACTCATTCCAATAATGGTTGGTGCTATTAAGCCTTCGGATTTTTGGCTCATTAGTTTAATGAATACATCTATGAAGTTATTAACTAAAGTCTTTGTGAATAGATTAAAACCTTGCATTCGAAAGTTGGTGTTGGATAAACAATCACCCTTTATTCAGGGTAGACAGATTTCAGGTGGCATCCTAATGGCAAATGAAGTTGTTGCTTTGCTCAAATTTAAGAGGCGTAAATGA